A window of the Nocardia sp. NBC_01329 genome harbors these coding sequences:
- a CDS encoding threonine aldolase family protein, which produces MTDALRRHDPAIRGFASDNNAGVHPEVLEAIILANGGHQPAYGADDYTEHIQRVFGRHFGEQAATYPVCTGTGANVIALQACVPRWGAVIAAESAHAYLDEGGAPEKMAGIKFHPVATPEGKLTPELIDREAWGWGNEHRAQPSAVLLSQSTELGTCYSPAEIRAICDHAHELGMLVHMDGARLANAAASLDEPMRRFTADAGVDVVSFGGTKNGLLLGEAVVVLSPDKVRDLDYLRMMSMQLMSKMRFISVQFEALLSGDLWLRSAAHANAMAARLHSAAREIDGVRLTRPVQANSVFAILPREAGERLQKRHRFYVWNERTGEVRWMCAFDTTPEDVDNLAADLAAEMRKP; this is translated from the coding sequence ATGACCGACGCGCTGCGCAGACACGATCCGGCCATCCGCGGTTTCGCGAGCGACAACAACGCCGGTGTGCACCCGGAGGTGTTGGAAGCGATAATTCTGGCCAACGGTGGCCATCAACCCGCCTACGGCGCAGACGATTACACCGAACATATCCAGCGGGTCTTCGGGCGGCATTTCGGTGAGCAGGCAGCCACCTATCCGGTCTGCACCGGCACCGGGGCCAACGTGATCGCACTCCAGGCGTGCGTGCCCCGCTGGGGTGCGGTGATCGCGGCCGAATCCGCGCACGCCTATCTGGACGAGGGCGGCGCCCCCGAGAAAATGGCCGGAATCAAGTTCCATCCAGTCGCGACGCCGGAGGGCAAACTCACCCCGGAGCTGATCGACAGGGAAGCCTGGGGGTGGGGCAACGAACATCGGGCGCAGCCTTCCGCAGTGTTACTGAGCCAGAGCACCGAATTGGGGACGTGTTATTCGCCGGCGGAGATCCGCGCCATCTGCGACCACGCTCATGAGCTCGGCATGCTCGTCCATATGGACGGGGCCCGGCTGGCCAACGCGGCCGCCTCGCTCGACGAACCGATGCGGCGCTTCACCGCCGACGCCGGTGTCGATGTCGTGTCCTTCGGCGGCACCAAGAATGGTCTGCTGCTCGGTGAGGCGGTCGTCGTCCTTTCTCCGGACAAGGTCCGCGACCTCGACTATCTGCGCATGATGTCGATGCAACTGATGTCCAAGATGCGATTCATCTCGGTCCAGTTCGAAGCTCTGTTGAGCGGGGACCTCTGGCTGCGTAGTGCCGCGCACGCCAACGCCATGGCCGCCCGCCTGCACTCTGCCGCTCGTGAGATCGACGGTGTCCGCCTGACTCGGCCCGTACAGGCCAACTCGGTTTTCGCGATTCTGCCCCGCGAAGCCGGGGAGCGGCTACAGAAGCGCCACCGCTTCTACGTGTGGAACGAACGCACCGGTGAGGTCAGATGGATGTGCGCCTTCGATACCACGCCCGAAGACGTGGACAACCTTGCCGCCGATCTCGCGGCGGAGATGCGAAAACCCTGA
- a CDS encoding FAD-dependent monooxygenase produces MSTYSGRSDRRAVVVGAGIAGVTAAIALRQRGWQVEVLERAATMEAAGSGLSLWPNGLRGLDAIGVGAGVREQSLAATEGGIRDTAGRWLARTDIAELRHRYGDLVVIHRTRLSEILRAALGAAPRFGCEVEAVESIAGGVRVRHSSGTTEADLVLGADGINSTTRTALWPRERPPIYAGYTAWRTIVTPVEPVHSGGETLGRGQRVGIAPLRDGRVYLFATANLPAGQRCPGDELGEIRRRFGTWHDPVPALLDAADPETILRHDIYELPPLRTFVRGRVVLLGDAAHAMTPNLGQGANLAVEDAVTLAALLDRIPDLPAALTEYDRVRRARVQPLARQSHRMGAALQLDWPAVTPVRNSLLRLVPDAAALRALGPILAWGPPA; encoded by the coding sequence GTGAGCACATACTCAGGTCGTTCCGATCGGCGCGCGGTGGTCGTGGGCGCCGGAATCGCGGGAGTCACGGCCGCCATAGCGCTGCGACAGCGGGGCTGGCAGGTCGAGGTCCTGGAGCGGGCCGCCACGATGGAAGCGGCGGGATCGGGGCTGAGCCTGTGGCCCAACGGTCTACGTGGTCTCGACGCGATCGGCGTCGGGGCAGGAGTCCGGGAACAGTCGCTGGCGGCGACCGAAGGCGGAATCCGGGATACCGCCGGGCGCTGGCTGGCACGGACCGATATCGCCGAACTCCGTCACCGCTACGGCGATCTGGTCGTGATCCACCGCACCCGGCTGTCGGAGATCCTGCGCGCCGCGCTCGGCGCGGCGCCACGGTTCGGCTGCGAGGTCGAGGCGGTGGAGTCCATCGCGGGCGGCGTCCGGGTCCGGCACAGTTCCGGTACGACCGAGGCCGACCTGGTGCTCGGCGCCGACGGAATCAACAGCACGACCCGTACCGCCCTGTGGCCGCGAGAGCGGCCCCCGATCTACGCCGGCTACACCGCCTGGCGGACCATCGTCACCCCCGTGGAGCCGGTGCATTCCGGTGGCGAGACCCTGGGCCGCGGGCAGCGTGTCGGTATCGCGCCGCTGCGCGACGGCCGGGTGTACCTGTTCGCCACCGCGAATCTCCCGGCCGGGCAGCGCTGCCCGGGCGATGAGCTCGGGGAGATCCGGCGCCGGTTCGGCACCTGGCACGATCCTGTTCCGGCACTGCTGGACGCGGCCGATCCGGAAACGATACTGCGACACGATATCTACGAACTGCCGCCGCTGCGCACTTTCGTCCGGGGACGGGTTGTGCTGCTGGGTGACGCGGCGCATGCCATGACCCCGAACCTGGGCCAGGGCGCGAATCTGGCTGTCGAGGACGCGGTCACCCTCGCGGCGCTGCTCGACCGGATACCGGATCTACCCGCCGCTCTCACCGAATACGACCGGGTGCGCCGCGCGCGGGTGCAGCCGCTGGCGCGACAGTCCCATCGGATGGGTGCCGCACTGCAACTCGACTGGCCCGCGGTGACGCCGGTGCGGAACTCTCTGCTGCGACTGGTCCCGGATGCCGCCGCCCTGCGTGCGCTCGGGCCGATACTGGCCTGGGGACCACCCGCCTGA
- a CDS encoding polyamine aminopropyltransferase produces the protein MTTDESSTETVTPAPPVVGGDAAREAGQPPVPGRFARLALLTTVFVCAACGLVYELSLVTLGSYLIGDTAQQASITLSVMVCAMGVGALAAKPLRHLASAAFVAVELALALVGGLSVLGLYAAYAWLDLYTTALVVASCVIGALVGAEIPLLMEMLQRIRKQEAGSAVADLFAADYVGALLGGLAFPFLLLPVFGQIRGSLIVGVVNAVAGLALVLVWFRADLSRPVRAAFGAVTFLVAAVLVGSYIYADRFEATAQQALFAYPIVWQRQTEYQKLVLTESVSPFGTRDTRLFLNGDLQFSSVDEYRYHEAMVHPTLAGPRRDVLVIGGGDGLALREIVEYPDVESVTLVELDPAVIELARTDARLTELNRNSFADPRVRVVTADAFSWLRTAGTGYDAVIVDLPDPDQTSIAKLYSTEFYAMTARVLAPGGTMVVQAGSPFFAPRSYWCIAATVRTSGLHILPYHVDVPSFGDWGFVQATRAPEPRLALDPPVPLRSIDEQSLPAATVFAPDRRDTGEQPSTLMHPTILDLARKEWV, from the coding sequence TTGACGACCGACGAATCCTCGACGGAGACCGTCACGCCCGCACCACCGGTCGTCGGCGGGGATGCCGCGCGGGAAGCCGGGCAGCCGCCGGTCCCCGGTCGTTTCGCTCGGTTGGCCCTGCTCACCACGGTGTTCGTGTGTGCCGCCTGCGGGCTGGTGTACGAACTGTCCCTGGTGACGCTGGGTAGCTATCTGATCGGCGATACCGCCCAGCAGGCATCGATCACCCTCAGTGTGATGGTCTGCGCGATGGGTGTCGGTGCCCTGGCGGCGAAACCGCTGCGGCATCTGGCCTCGGCTGCCTTCGTGGCTGTCGAGCTGGCGCTCGCGCTGGTCGGCGGTCTCTCGGTGCTCGGACTGTACGCCGCCTACGCCTGGCTCGATCTGTACACCACGGCGCTGGTGGTGGCGTCCTGCGTGATCGGAGCCCTGGTAGGCGCCGAGATTCCGTTGTTGATGGAGATGTTGCAGCGGATCCGGAAACAGGAGGCCGGGAGCGCCGTCGCCGATCTGTTCGCCGCCGACTATGTGGGCGCGCTGCTCGGCGGACTGGCGTTCCCTTTCCTGCTGCTCCCCGTATTCGGGCAGATCCGCGGCAGCCTCATCGTCGGTGTGGTGAACGCGGTAGCGGGTCTGGCGCTGGTGCTCGTCTGGTTCCGCGCCGATCTGTCGAGACCGGTGCGAGCGGCCTTCGGCGCGGTGACGTTTCTGGTGGCGGCGGTGCTGGTCGGCAGCTATATCTACGCGGACAGGTTCGAGGCCACCGCCCAGCAGGCCCTCTTCGCGTATCCGATCGTGTGGCAGCGGCAGACCGAGTACCAGAAGCTCGTGCTCACCGAATCGGTGTCACCGTTCGGAACTCGGGACACCCGATTGTTCCTCAACGGGGATCTGCAATTCTCCTCGGTGGACGAATACCGGTACCACGAGGCGATGGTGCATCCGACGCTTGCCGGGCCGCGCCGCGATGTGCTGGTGATCGGCGGTGGCGACGGTCTCGCGCTGCGCGAGATCGTGGAATACCCCGATGTGGAGTCGGTGACCTTGGTCGAACTGGATCCGGCCGTGATCGAACTCGCCCGCACGGATGCGCGGCTCACCGAACTCAACCGGAACTCTTTCGCCGATCCGCGGGTGCGTGTGGTCACCGCCGACGCGTTCTCCTGGCTGCGGACCGCCGGCACCGGCTACGACGCGGTGATCGTCGATCTGCCGGACCCGGACCAGACCTCCATCGCAAAGCTCTATTCCACCGAGTTCTACGCGATGACCGCCCGGGTGCTGGCGCCCGGCGGCACGATGGTGGTGCAGGCGGGGTCCCCGTTCTTCGCCCCGCGTTCGTACTGGTGTATCGCGGCCACAGTGCGTACGTCGGGTTTGCACATCCTGCCCTACCACGTGGATGTGCCCAGTTTCGGCGACTGGGGTTTCGTTCAGGCGACTCGCGCCCCGGAGCCGCGGCTCGCGCTGGATCCACCGGTCCCGCTGCGCTCGATCGACGAACAGAGCCTGCCGGCGGCGACGGTCTTCGCCCCGGACCGCCGCGACACCGGTGAACAACCCTCGACACTCATGCATCCGACGATCCTGGATCTCGCTCGCAAGGAATGGGTGTAG
- a CDS encoding DUF350 domain-containing protein, which translates to MLEDLPANAGAAAAYSGLGFVLMVLGFVLVDVLTPGNLRHQIWVERNRNAALLVSANMLGVGIIVATAIWTSDGAIGQALVTSAVYGIIGLVAMALAFLLLEFTTPGEFRGVVNEHELHPGVWVSAAVHIAVAAVVASALT; encoded by the coding sequence ATGCTCGAAGACCTGCCCGCGAACGCCGGCGCCGCCGCTGCCTACTCCGGCCTCGGGTTCGTCCTGATGGTGCTGGGGTTCGTTCTCGTGGATGTGCTCACCCCGGGCAATCTGCGGCACCAGATCTGGGTGGAGCGCAATCGCAATGCCGCCCTGCTGGTCTCCGCGAACATGCTGGGCGTGGGGATCATCGTGGCCACCGCCATCTGGACCTCCGACGGCGCGATCGGGCAGGCGCTGGTGACCAGCGCGGTGTACGGGATCATCGGTCTGGTCGCGATGGCGCTGGCGTTCCTGCTGCTGGAGTTCACGACTCCCGGGGAGTTCCGGGGCGTGGTGAACGAGCACGAGCTGCATCCCGGTGTGTGGGTGAGTGCGGCGGTGCATATCGCGGTCGCGGCCGTGGTCGCCTCGGCTCTCACCTGA
- a CDS encoding DUF4247 domain-containing protein, with protein sequence MSRKSWLVAAVCVIFTVVLSGCGSDDDDDPGVRSYVGSHYTRAPKLDEANNGLAYTSNRSATATADEIAKGVRQLDRRTTGATTYLQYRNDIIAISPNGSGAKILLDDYRTGHRRHHSAVSVFGWPSDNSGFRGGGSGEGK encoded by the coding sequence GTGAGTCGTAAGTCCTGGCTGGTCGCTGCGGTCTGCGTGATCTTCACGGTTGTGCTGTCGGGATGCGGATCCGATGATGACGACGACCCCGGGGTCCGGTCCTATGTCGGGTCGCACTATACGCGCGCACCGAAGCTCGACGAGGCGAACAACGGGCTCGCGTACACGTCGAACAGGTCGGCGACGGCCACCGCCGACGAGATCGCCAAAGGGGTGCGGCAGCTGGACCGGCGCACCACCGGCGCCACTACCTACCTGCAGTACCGGAACGACATCATCGCGATCTCGCCCAACGGGTCCGGGGCCAAGATTCTGCTGGACGATTACCGGACCGGGCACCGGCGCCACCACAGTGCGGTCAGCGTTTTCGGATGGCCCAGCGATAACAGCGGCTTCCGCGGCGGCGGTTCCGGCGAGGGAAAGTAG
- a CDS encoding DUF4178 domain-containing protein: MLIIVLVVAGVALYLLVRRKNEPAAESVPVDPFADKDSDALRGDPRTLKAGDIVDVFGETYTVRGSLRLKEGGYRWSEHLLDTAKGTRKWLSVEEDPDLELVLWTETPGIPAAGGDEIEHDGKTFRLDESGSAQYVSEATTGLTPSGTVAYHDYVAADDTRLSFEDFGESGKKEAAIGQVLYRSAIMIYPQSSN; the protein is encoded by the coding sequence GTGCTGATCATCGTGCTCGTCGTGGCGGGCGTCGCACTGTATCTGCTCGTGCGTAGGAAGAACGAGCCGGCTGCGGAGTCCGTGCCGGTCGACCCGTTCGCCGACAAGGATTCCGATGCGTTGCGGGGCGACCCGCGCACCCTGAAGGCCGGGGATATCGTCGACGTTTTCGGCGAGACCTACACCGTCCGTGGGTCACTGCGGTTGAAAGAGGGCGGCTACCGGTGGAGCGAGCATCTGCTGGACACCGCCAAAGGCACCCGCAAATGGTTGTCGGTGGAGGAAGATCCCGATCTCGAACTCGTCCTCTGGACGGAGACACCGGGTATCCCGGCGGCGGGCGGGGACGAGATCGAGCACGACGGGAAGACGTTCCGGCTCGACGAGTCGGGTAGCGCGCAATACGTGAGCGAGGCGACCACCGGGCTCACTCCCTCCGGCACCGTGGCATATCACGATTATGTGGCTGCCGACGACACTCGGCTGTCGTTCGAGGATTTCGGCGAATCGGGCAAAAAGGAAGCCGCGATCGGCCAGGTGCTGTATCGGAGTGCGATTATGATCTACCCGCAGTCGTCGAACTGA
- a CDS encoding ABC transporter permease, with amino-acid sequence MIARALNVSRIHTVAWPLLIAWPLAILFVAFAIPWVVFALIDATESNTTGSIYSILGVTMAFYLGAMTQTFPFALGLGVTRRDFFNATVLVGAGQVAAASLLLWVLAVIEDHTDGWGVRMEMFGLPADFTGNPLTQLATYAAFLSLVACVGLLLGAVYQRWRVTGIYTAGTAFLLVGGLAAILVSWQRWWPEVGSWFADTPRVVPMVALPATVALAALIGAWTTIRRATP; translated from the coding sequence ATGATCGCTCGCGCTCTCAATGTCTCCCGCATCCACACGGTGGCCTGGCCGCTGCTGATCGCCTGGCCGCTGGCGATCCTTTTCGTCGCCTTCGCTATACCGTGGGTGGTCTTCGCTCTGATCGACGCCACCGAGTCGAACACGACCGGCAGCATCTACTCGATCCTCGGCGTGACCATGGCCTTCTACCTGGGCGCGATGACCCAGACCTTCCCCTTCGCTCTCGGCCTCGGGGTGACCCGCCGCGACTTCTTCAACGCCACCGTCCTGGTCGGCGCCGGGCAGGTGGCCGCGGCTTCGCTGCTGCTGTGGGTCCTGGCCGTCATCGAGGACCATACCGACGGGTGGGGTGTGCGGATGGAGATGTTCGGTCTGCCGGCCGATTTCACCGGCAACCCGCTGACCCAGCTGGCCACCTACGCGGCGTTCCTGAGTCTGGTGGCCTGCGTGGGCCTGCTTCTCGGCGCGGTCTATCAGCGTTGGCGGGTTACCGGTATCTACACCGCCGGCACGGCCTTCCTGCTGGTCGGCGGCCTCGCCGCCATCCTGGTGTCCTGGCAGCGGTGGTGGCCGGAGGTCGGTTCCTGGTTCGCTGATACGCCCCGAGTCGTTCCGATGGTGGCGTTGCCCGCGACGGTCGCGCTCGCCGCGCTGATCGGTGCGTGGACCACGATCCGTCGCGCGACCCCCTGA
- a CDS encoding ABC transporter ATP-binding protein — translation MNATFIDPALDNDVLASARGVTMRFGSVTALDDVTFDLRENTVYGLLGRNGAGKTTLMQVLTGQIFQTSGEVRINGAAPHENAEVLRSVSFIKESQAYPADYKVGQVLYAARHLLPNWDEGFARELVRDFDLPTDRKVKKLSRGMLSALGVILGLASRAPLTFFDEPNLGLDAVARQLFYDHLLADYAEHPRTVVLSTHLIDEVAGLLERVLLIDRGRLVADASADELRDRALTVSGPTADIDHFVAGRPELRRESLGSQSRVLLRTSDNAADTQHAKTLGLLAEPVSLQQFIVETTTLHGKEQS, via the coding sequence ATGAACGCCACCTTCATCGATCCGGCGCTCGACAACGACGTGCTGGCCTCGGCACGCGGTGTGACCATGCGGTTCGGTTCGGTCACCGCGCTCGACGACGTGACCTTCGATCTGCGCGAGAACACCGTCTACGGTTTGCTCGGCCGCAACGGCGCCGGAAAGACCACGCTCATGCAGGTGCTCACCGGGCAGATCTTCCAAACCTCGGGGGAAGTGCGGATCAACGGCGCGGCGCCGCACGAGAATGCCGAGGTACTGCGCTCGGTATCGTTCATCAAAGAGAGCCAGGCGTATCCGGCGGATTACAAGGTCGGGCAGGTGCTGTATGCCGCCCGACATCTACTGCCGAACTGGGACGAGGGGTTCGCACGTGAACTGGTGCGCGATTTCGATCTGCCCACCGATCGTAAGGTGAAGAAACTCTCCCGTGGCATGCTCTCCGCGCTCGGCGTGATCCTCGGCCTGGCCTCCCGCGCCCCGCTGACCTTCTTCGACGAGCCGAATCTCGGCCTCGACGCCGTCGCCCGGCAGCTCTTCTACGACCACCTCCTCGCCGACTACGCCGAACACCCGCGCACGGTGGTGCTGTCGACACATTTGATCGACGAGGTCGCCGGTCTGCTCGAACGCGTGCTGCTGATCGACCGGGGCCGGCTCGTCGCCGACGCGTCCGCCGACGAATTGCGCGACCGCGCCCTCACCGTTTCCGGGCCGACCGCCGATATCGACCATTTCGTCGCGGGCAGGCCGGAACTGCGCCGGGAATCGCTGGGCAGCCAGAGCCGGGTCCTGCTGCGCACCTCCGACAACGCCGCGGACACCCAGCACGCGAAAACTCTGGGCCTGCTGGCGGAACCGGTATCGCTGCAGCAGTTCATCGTCGAGACCACCACCCTGCACGGCAAGGAACAGTCATGA
- a CDS encoding GntR family transcriptional regulator, with translation MVENSIVDGSLPEEAQAPSSNELAAFHRINPATAAKGLNQLVSDGILYKKRGIGMFVTAGARGALRLRRKERFAQQYIDPLIAEADKLGMRTDELKTMLDQREGIR, from the coding sequence ATGGTCGAGAACTCGATCGTCGACGGATCACTTCCCGAAGAGGCGCAGGCACCGTCGTCGAACGAGCTCGCGGCCTTCCATCGGATCAATCCGGCGACAGCGGCCAAAGGTCTGAACCAGCTGGTGTCGGACGGAATTCTGTACAAGAAAAGAGGGATCGGCATGTTCGTCACCGCCGGTGCGCGCGGCGCGCTGCGGCTGCGGCGCAAAGAACGATTCGCCCAGCAGTACATCGACCCACTCATCGCCGAAGCCGACAAACTCGGGATGCGCACCGACGAACTCAAGACCATGCTCGACCAGCGGGAGGGAATCCGATGA
- a CDS encoding cyclase family protein has product MDLTHALSARTPRWPGIPPFSMVPVAWEAVGGFNQNLLAYWEHTGTHVDAPTHRRGTESTDVLAARDLVAPLVVIDISARADADVDAAVTVDDLDAWESRYGRIPERAFVAMYSGWERRLEVPGAFVNLDGQGTPHAPGFAPETAEFLVSERGIVGAGVDTLSLDRAADPDFGAHSAFLDSGRYGVELLANLASAPPAGATVVVGAPKHVGGTGGPCRVLALT; this is encoded by the coding sequence GTGGATCTGACCCACGCGCTCAGTGCACGCACCCCGAGGTGGCCCGGGATCCCGCCGTTCTCGATGGTTCCGGTCGCTTGGGAAGCGGTGGGTGGATTCAACCAGAACCTGCTGGCGTACTGGGAGCACACGGGCACGCATGTGGACGCGCCGACGCACCGTCGCGGCACGGAGTCCACCGATGTTCTCGCCGCGCGCGATCTGGTAGCACCGCTGGTGGTGATCGATATCAGCGCCCGGGCCGACGCCGATGTGGATGCGGCGGTGACCGTGGACGATCTCGACGCCTGGGAGTCCCGCTACGGCCGGATTCCGGAGCGGGCCTTCGTGGCGATGTACTCGGGATGGGAACGCCGCCTGGAGGTCCCCGGCGCATTCGTGAACCTCGACGGGCAGGGCACACCACACGCGCCGGGGTTCGCCCCGGAGACCGCTGAGTTCCTGGTGAGCGAACGAGGAATCGTGGGTGCGGGTGTGGACACGCTGAGTCTCGACCGGGCGGCCGACCCGGATTTCGGCGCCCACTCCGCTTTTCTGGACTCCGGTCGCTACGGTGTCGAACTACTCGCCAATCTGGCGTCGGCTCCACCGGCGGGTGCCACCGTGGTCGTCGGCGCGCCCAAACATGTGGGCGGCACCGGCGGACCGTGCCGCGTGCTCGCTCTGACCTGA
- a CDS encoding helix-hairpin-helix domain-containing protein: MTTDDRGPVFDGVKIGRPATGALIDAGYRTLGDLPEQLEKLRPLHGIGPRAIDLLAQARRTRK, encoded by the coding sequence GTGACCACCGACGATCGTGGACCTGTTTTCGACGGCGTGAAGATCGGCAGACCGGCGACCGGCGCCTTGATCGACGCGGGATATCGCACGCTCGGCGATCTACCCGAACAACTGGAGAAACTCCGTCCGCTGCACGGCATCGGACCCCGCGCGATCGACCTACTCGCCCAGGCGCGGCGGACCAGGAAGTGA
- a CDS encoding VOC family protein — MKQQAHFLTIATADLDAARRFYVDALGWEPLLDVPDEIIFFQIAPGLVLGFFHADKFNADISDGSDRAPVSGLTLSHNVGSRDEVRDTVNAMAGAGGTVLKQPTESEFGGVFNGHVADPNGVVWEIAYNPAWRIDPDGSVVLS, encoded by the coding sequence GTGAAACAGCAGGCGCACTTCTTGACGATCGCGACAGCCGATCTCGACGCGGCCCGCCGATTCTATGTCGACGCACTCGGCTGGGAGCCGTTGCTCGACGTACCGGACGAGATCATCTTCTTCCAGATCGCCCCCGGGCTGGTGCTGGGGTTTTTCCATGCGGACAAGTTCAATGCCGATATCTCCGACGGCTCCGACCGCGCACCGGTTTCCGGTCTGACCCTCTCGCACAATGTCGGCAGTCGCGACGAGGTGCGCGATACCGTGAACGCCATGGCCGGCGCGGGCGGTACCGTGCTGAAACAGCCGACCGAAAGCGAGTTCGGCGGGGTGTTCAACGGTCACGTCGCCGACCCCAACGGCGTCGTCTGGGAAATCGCGTACAACCCCGCGTGGCGGATCGACCCGGACGGTTCGGTCGTATTGAGTTGA
- a CDS encoding C40 family peptidase produces the protein MSPTTVAKLEIKPLPHPDGASGGLNAIIDAVEEHINRSILLLATGEPEDAPDFTTWLEGKELPGESDLQKPVDEADLVDKYTDRQQEVKSLTANLDRENKSINDSQVAAFSLSNNTYRNIAKIVLELRDTLGEDAPAPTKGVDGVYRLSPLAEIGLLLALLDAADRVHDEVQDAANGIETHAGDIAGSVPNAPRGYDNNNGGVPAASNAYRPAPASKASYRITDPPDPIGEALRVAGKEVGTEENDEAFGSKPYNNGSAWCAAFTSWVWKEAGYDVTWTDFDYVPAVWNDAEALDLRRPSPADAQPGDLIVFDWEGDGTPDHIGIVETVSGGMIHTIEGNSSDRVQRLDYSMNAGEVVGVIKPPPTGSGADVRV, from the coding sequence ATGAGTCCGACGACTGTCGCAAAGCTCGAGATCAAGCCCCTGCCCCATCCCGATGGTGCCAGTGGGGGTCTGAACGCCATCATCGATGCCGTCGAGGAGCACATCAACCGGTCGATACTGTTGCTGGCCACCGGCGAGCCCGAGGACGCGCCCGATTTCACCACCTGGCTCGAAGGCAAAGAGCTGCCCGGTGAGAGTGACCTGCAGAAGCCTGTCGACGAGGCCGACCTGGTCGACAAGTACACGGACCGGCAGCAAGAGGTGAAGAGTCTGACAGCGAACCTCGACCGGGAGAACAAGAGCATCAACGACTCCCAGGTCGCCGCGTTCAGCCTCTCGAACAACACATACCGGAACATCGCCAAGATCGTCCTGGAGTTGCGGGACACGCTCGGGGAGGACGCACCCGCCCCGACGAAAGGCGTGGACGGCGTCTACCGTTTGTCCCCCCTCGCGGAGATCGGTCTGCTACTGGCTCTACTGGACGCAGCCGACCGCGTGCACGATGAAGTCCAAGACGCGGCGAACGGTATCGAAACCCATGCCGGTGATATAGCTGGATCGGTACCGAATGCCCCGCGTGGATACGACAACAACAATGGTGGAGTTCCCGCGGCGAGCAACGCCTACCGGCCGGCCCCGGCCAGTAAGGCCAGTTACCGGATCACCGACCCGCCCGACCCGATCGGCGAGGCCCTGCGCGTGGCCGGTAAGGAAGTCGGGACCGAGGAAAACGATGAGGCGTTCGGAAGTAAGCCCTACAACAACGGCAGCGCCTGGTGCGCCGCGTTCACCAGCTGGGTGTGGAAGGAAGCCGGTTACGACGTCACCTGGACCGACTTCGACTATGTACCCGCTGTCTGGAACGACGCCGAAGCATTGGACCTGCGGAGGCCGAGCCCCGCTGACGCTCAGCCGGGCGATTTGATCGTGTTCGACTGGGAAGGGGACGGCACACCCGACCACATCGGAATCGTGGAAACCGTCAGCGGCGGAATGATCCACACCATCGAAGGCAACTCCAGCGACCGCGTGCAACGCCTGGACTACTCGATGAACGCCGGAGAAGTCGTCGGGGTCATCAAACCACCGCCCACCGGCTCGGGCGCGGATGTGCGGGTGTAG
- a CDS encoding DUF4287 domain-containing protein, with product MATTPKGPASYFPSIEATYGRGIEEWTTVLVESGLTAHKELVELLKSEHGFGHGHANALVQHHLHPEKWAAA from the coding sequence ATGGCGACCACCCCGAAGGGCCCCGCGTCCTACTTCCCGTCCATCGAGGCCACGTACGGGCGCGGTATCGAGGAGTGGACGACAGTCCTGGTCGAGTCGGGGCTGACCGCGCACAAGGAACTCGTCGAATTGTTGAAATCCGAGCACGGTTTCGGGCACGGGCACGCCAACGCGCTCGTGCAGCACCACCTCCACCCGGAGAAATGGGCCGCTGCCTGA